The genomic DNA TTAATGTTTATAAACCATTTTGGCAGTGAAAAATCCTCTTGAGAAGTATATGGAATAGAAaatagttgatttaaaaatatttatgatttatcatttcatttaaaacagGCTAAGATaacatttaatatgtaatttttataaaattacacacacacacacacacacacacacacatacacacagaaaattaCTGGAAGAATGTAAGCCAAAGGTTTAACATAGATTATCTCTATAGGCAAAATCATATTACAAAAACACGTGTTTTTCAAGATTtcactgtttctttaaaatatcctATACCCATTTATATGTGTCTCAATTCTATATACactatacaaatatacataagTAGGAAAATGCCtgaaataaatgtatcaaaagagacacaatttggggcgcctgggtggctcagtcagttgagcctccaacttcggctcaggtcatgatctcacggtctgtgagttcgagccccgcgtcgggctctgggctgacagctcagagcctggagcctgtttcggattctgtgtctccctctctctctgctcctcccctgttcatgctctgtctctctctgtctcaaaaataaataaaggttaaaaaaaaataaaaaaataaaagacacagttTTCATATGTGACTAGTggaattatatgatttttatctttgtgttctGCTTTCCAAATATTCTAATAGTTAAAGCTCCTCCCCCTCAAATCTGTTTTTATTGCCTTTACTAGGCAACAACaataaacaatgttttttatCATTTAggcacatttttatattcttattagtTCTAAGGCTCTTTGATAgaatttatacattaaattaCATATTAACTTAAGTAAATTGAAACatcttctcaattaaaaaaattatttttgcttcatcaTTGAAAAACAGTGGTACAACCATGGAGAAAGGGGTTTCTGGAATCTCTGGGAGGGCGCATAACCTCTCAACACACTCAGTGGGAACACTGCTAGGTTACCAATGGGTGTGCTCTTCCCACAGCATCCCAAGGTTTGCCTTCAGCCCCGTTATATTTGGCACTGAAATTGCTCAAGTGAGATTTAAGGAGATTGCGGTTACTGACCCACCATCCTGAGTTCAGATGATGGCTCACTTCCATCTAAGTGTGTTCTATTGGTCCGTTTCTTAGATATCAAGAGCCTTGGCAAAAGTAAAATGTCTACACAGATGATTCCGATGGATTTCAGGGAATTTGTAAGCACCTAAAGAAGACCTGATCGCACCCATTCTGTTCAGAAGGTTAGGTTCTTCACCAAGAGATATTTTCGATTGTACAGGGACTAATAAGCCATTCTGCATCCCCTTTCCTGGCCGAAAACTTTtgcttaaattatttctaaaactttcGTTATTTGAGTGATACACAAAACGTGATGGAACTTGTCTGATGTTGTCTCCCGACATCACCACGTGAACAAAATCTAAGACTCTGTGAcccacactttttctttttttttttttttaactttttttatgtttatttatttttgaggaagagagacatagggtgagtggggggagggtcagagagcgagggagacacaaaatccaaagcaggcttcaggctctgagctgtcaacacagagcctaatgtgtggctcaaactcatgtaccaggagatcatgacctgagccaaagttggaggcttaaccgactgagccacccaggtgccccatacccaCACTATTTCTTATCACTACGGCTCCCCAAGGCTGCAAGAGCTGTGTTATGGGAGGGGGGTGCTGGGTTGTGATTTGAATCGATTAATGTTGAGATGCAGAGTGGCCACTGAATGACCATGAATGAATTCCCTGGCCTGACCCTTATGTCCACTATCCTTCTCCAAGATTGCTTCAGAGGTGTTAATTGCCCCATCATTCATGCCAGAGGGAACATGGGACTCACAAAAGTCCCCATGGACCCCAGGCTGAAGCAAAGCTACCTTGATCCCAATAACTCGGGTGAAAAAGGTTTGAGGGGATTttgttgtagttttgttttgtttgtttttaatgttgcttACTTTTCCTAGTCCAATATTATAGAGAAAACAGATCAGATTTGTATTTGTACCCCATAGCATTAAACTTAGAAATTGGAGAttctactgaaaaacaaaaccaaaaacacctcAGTGGGAGTGGGAAAAAAACAAGGGAATGCTCAAGAACCTTCCTTTGTTACAAGATCTGTGCTGTAAAGGCACAGACTAAAACACTGATAATTTTCCTTTCAGCAAGAGAAAGGGAACTCACTTATATCAGCAGCGGCACAAACATACATCTGAGACTGTTGATCCCAGCCTTTATCTAATTAACtgtttcaaaaatcaatcaataatgTGAGTTACATGGAAGAAATTTCTGTGCTAAAATCTGAATCCTTTTCAGAGCATCACATTGGCACTAATTCTGCTTCTCTAGGTTACTTGCCCGTGACTCATTCCTGCTGTCTGAGACAGCTGCCTCACCAAAACCATGATTGTCCCTAGCCTATATATCATTTCATTGTCTTGGCCTTCAGTTCCCTCCATAACCTGCTCACTCCCTCTGAACACAAACCACTCTAAGACCTCATTGCTAAGGGCTATGCACTTAGTGCATAGAACTATagtgtggtggttcctcaaaaaattaaaaatggaactatcctatgacccagcaattcaatttcactgctaggaatctatctaaatgatacaaaaatgctgacttgaaggggcacatgcaccccaatgtttataacagggctatcaacaatagccaaagtatggaaagaaagagcccaaatgtccatcaacagatgaatagataaaaaagaggtggtatatatatatatatatatatatatatatatatatatatatacacatacacacacacacacacacacacacacacacacaatggaatactactcggtgatcaaaaataatgaaatctcgccatttgcaactacatggatggaactagagtgtactatgctaagtgaagtcagtcagtcagagaaagataaaggtatgacttcactcatatgtgggatttaagaaacaaaatagacgaacatagaggaagggaaggaaaaataagataaaaaccgagagggaggcaaaccataagagactcttaaatacagagaataaactgcgGGTTGATGAGGGTaggagggtggaggatgggttaaaggggtgatgggcattaagaagggcactctTTGGGATGAACAGTGGGTGtcatcactgggttctactcctgaagccaaggctaCACTGTGTGCTAACTGgagaattaaaaagatatataaacataaaaataaatttaaaacaagaataattGCAATATTCAACGCGGGTTCCTAATCCCGGGAAGGGATGGTTGTGACACAAACATTCCATCAATACTGCCAAAGAAAGGATTAGTTTATCCAGCATACTCCATCATGAAATTTATTAGGGCACAGACTTGGGATTAAATTTACACTCTAGTTCTCTCTGTATCCTTACTGAGTCAtgattcattttgctttttccccTCTGTCTTCTACGGTctagagataaattttatttttttagttcatgCTCAGCCATCAGGGCTCAAATACCTGCAAACTCTAGCTTGCACCAAaagggcactttttaaaaatcataataattaataatacctCTTCcctgaaataattataatacttcTTGAATTGCTCAAATGTtttctgaggcacagaaaggtgttaaaatctttttaaacttcattctgtcgtattttttttaattggaacaACCAAAAAAGACTAACATGAAAATAGgatatatattttctgaatttcagtttaGCTCTGACTTCTCAACACCTATTGCCTCTgacttttttagaattttcttgttctctcattcacatgtttgcattttatttataatttctagaataaacagtgcctatttatttttgtctgaaagaaatagaaataactaaATATCAAGTATTAAAGTAGTAGTTGGAACATCAAAATCAAATATGTAAAGAGGCATCTCTCTTGTCATTTGTCATTTGGTGGATGAATAAGTGTGCAAGAATTGTGCTGTCAATGTTGTTCACCTTTCACTTGTCCatatttgggtttcttttctgCAGTGATCATGACGTTGTATTCTTAGAAGACAAGAATACAAAAATAGgcataaaagatatttaaaggaaTATGATAGGAGGAGTCCCTTTAGTTAAAGAAATCATTTGTACCTAGGTAACCTGCCCTGTTTGCTATTTTCAATTCTGTATTTAGAGATAGGGAGCATGCATATCATTCCAATGAATCTCACCTGGCCTGGACATGTATATTGGTTTAACTAGTGCCACACTATTAATAGCTAGATGATTCCAACACTTACTAGATTTTTATCCTATTcttaatgatgaaaatgtttgagGAAGCAGAATTACTCTGACTCTGAGTGACTGGGGATTCGTATCATCCACAGGCACACGATTGAAATGGagctttaaaaacagtttttaaaataaaagtcatattgAACGTTTCAAGGATGCCATACTCCAAAGTCTGCACGTTTGTTTAGCATCTTTGGATGATGACCAGGTAGACTAACCATGTCTAGAAGCTTTgccctttatctattttgtatTCCAGACAGGAATTTAACTTCTTATGCAAAACTTCCCCCTGACGATCGTTCTGCACATGGCAGCtttcacttctttatttctcAAGCTGTAGATGAGAGGATTCAACATGGGGATCACTGCTGTGTAGAAGACCGACACCACTTTATTGATGTCCAGAGAAAAGGTTGCACCTGGCCGCACATAGATAAAGAAGAGGGTCCCATATAAGATGGACACTGCGGTGAGATGGGAGGAGCAGGTGGAAAAGGCTTTGCGCCTCCCATCGCCAGAGCGGATCCTCAGGATGGCAGTAAGGATGTAAAAATAGGAGATTATAATGGTCAGGCTACTGACAACCAGTACAGCTCCAGCCACAATGAAAACCAACAGTTTATTGATCCGGGTGTCAGCACAtaccagagaaagaaggggggacATGTCACAAAAGAAATGATTGATAATGTTGGAGCGACAAAAGGGAAGTCGGAAAGCAGCTGTTGTGTGAGTCATGGTGCTCAGGAAGCCAATAGTATAGGGTCCAACCACCAACTGTACACAGAGTCTCTGTGACATGGCGACAGAATACAATAATGGgttacagatggccacatagcggtcataaGCCATGGACGCCAGGAGAAGGCACTCAATGGCCACAAAGAACCCAAAGAACCATTGCTGCAAGGCACAGCCCAGGAAGGAGATGGCCTTCCTCTCAGTGAAGAAGTCAGTGAGCATCTTGGGACCCACTACTGATGAAAAGCAGATGTCCACAAAAGACAGGTGACTGAGAAAAAAGTACATGGGCACGTGAAGGCGGGGATCTATCTGGATGAGAATAATCATACCCAAGTTTCCTGTGATGGTAACAAggtaaaaaagtagaaatagcaAGAAAAGGAAGACTTGCATCCGAGGATGATACTTCAAACctatgaaaataaattctgtgaTTCTTGTATCGTTCCCATCAGCCATTGGTTGTGTTGTTCTCTAGAGTGAGAAAAACAGAACGTTAATAATGCATacaactttaaattatttaaaagcataACATTATACACAAGAAGAGAAACTACAGGTCCAATTTGGGAGCATTGGTATAAAAAGAGACTAAACTAAAAGCTACCAAGCAAATATAGTAAGGTTCTTACTCTTAACAGCAATATGGTTTAAacgttttaaagaaaaaattagaactaAGAATTGGGTCACCATTAGAAAATCTGTAAAATTACTCACCACACTTACATATTAAAAGACAAtgcattataattatttcaaaagaattcaTTAAAGAAGCTGATAAAATgtggcaagaaagaaagagagaagaaagaaagagaagaaagaaagaaagaaagaaagaaagaaagaaagaaggaaggaagaaggaggaagggagggaggaaggatggaaggatgggagggaggaagtaaggagaaagaaaagaagagaaaggaaaggaaaagaaaagaaagaaaaggaaaggaaaagaaaggaaaggaaaggaaaaaaaggaaagaaaatgaaagaaaaagaaaaaaa from Panthera tigris isolate Pti1 chromosome D1, P.tigris_Pti1_mat1.1, whole genome shotgun sequence includes the following:
- the LOC102970153 gene encoding olfactory receptor 1009 isoform X2; its protein translation is MADGNDTRITEFIFIGLKYHPRMQVFLFLLFLLFYLVTITGNLGMIILIQIDPRLHVPMYFFLSHLSFVDICFSSVVGPKMLTDFFTERKAISFLGCALQQWFFGFFVAIECLLLASMAYDRYVAICNPLLYSVAMSQRLCVQLVVGPYTIGFLSTMTHTTAAFRLPFCRSNIINHFFCDMSPLLSLVCADTRINKLLVFIVAGAVLVVSSLTIIISYFYILTAILRIRSGDGRRKAFSTCSSHLTAVSILYGTLFFIYVRPGATFSLDINKVVSVFYTAVIPMLNPLIYSLRNKEVKAAMCRTIVRGKFCIRS
- the LOC102970153 gene encoding olfactory receptor 1009 isoform X1, whose translation is MIPLTHHPKRTTQPMADGNDTRITEFIFIGLKYHPRMQVFLFLLFLLFYLVTITGNLGMIILIQIDPRLHVPMYFFLSHLSFVDICFSSVVGPKMLTDFFTERKAISFLGCALQQWFFGFFVAIECLLLASMAYDRYVAICNPLLYSVAMSQRLCVQLVVGPYTIGFLSTMTHTTAAFRLPFCRSNIINHFFCDMSPLLSLVCADTRINKLLVFIVAGAVLVVSSLTIIISYFYILTAILRIRSGDGRRKAFSTCSSHLTAVSILYGTLFFIYVRPGATFSLDINKVVSVFYTAVIPMLNPLIYSLRNKEVKAAMCRTIVRGKFCIRS